A single region of the Zonotrichia leucophrys gambelii isolate GWCS_2022_RI chromosome 9, RI_Zleu_2.0, whole genome shotgun sequence genome encodes:
- the IGF2BP2 gene encoding insulin-like growth factor 2 mRNA-binding protein 2 isoform X1, with amino-acid sequence MRRRRMNQLYIGNLSPAATAQDLRQLFGERQLPLPGQVLLKSGYAFVDYPDQNWAIRAIETLSGKVELHGKVMEVDYSVPKKLRSRKIQIRNIPPHLQWEVLDGLLAQYGTVENVEQVNTDTETAVVNVTYATKEEAKVAIEKLSDQQLENCSFKISYIPDEEVSSPPPPQRSRRGGHSSRERGSSPGGSSQPKQLEFPLRMLVPTQFVGAIIGKEGLTIKNLTKQTQSKVDIHRKENAGAAEKPITIHATPEGCSEACRMILDIMQKEADETKSAEEIPLKILAHNSLVGRLIGKEGRNLKKIEQDTGTKITISPLQDLTIYNPERTITVKGSTEACSKAEVEIMKKLREAYESDVVAVNQQANLIPGLNLSALGIFSTGLSMLPSTPGARGAAAATPYHPFAQQSGRRRTGSSAYLSSLYGAPPAGAFPHQHPVPEQEVVNLFIPTQAVGAIIGKKGQHIKQLARFAGASIKIAPAEGPDASERMVIITGPPEAQFKAQGRIFGKLKEENFFNPKEEVKLEAHIKVPSFAAGRVIGKGGKTVNELQNLTSAEVIVPRDQTPDENEEVVVKIIGHFFASQTAQRKIREIVQQVKQQEHKHAQGAVASQHSK; translated from the exons ATGAGGCGCCGGAGGATGAACCAGCTGTACATCGGCAACCTCAgccccgccgccaccgcccAGGACCTCCGGCAGCTCTTCGGGGAGcggcagctgcccctgcccggccAGGTCCTCCTCAAGTCCGGCTACGCCTTCGTGGACTACCCGGACCAAAACTGGGCCATCAGGGCCATCGAGACCCTCTCGG GGAAAGTGGAGCTGCACGGCAAAGTGATGGAAGTGGATTATTCCGTGCCCAAAAAGCTCAG gagcaggaagaTCCAGATCCGAAACATCCCTCCCCACCTACAGTGGGAG gtgctggaTGGCCTCTTAGCTCAGTATGGCACAGTGGAGAATGTAGAGCAAG tgaacacagacacagaaactgCCGTTGTCAACGTGACCTACGCCACCAAGGAGGAGGCCAAAGT AGCAATAGAGAAGCTGAGCGACCAGCAGTTAGAGAACTGTTCCTTCAAGATTTCCTACATCCCGGATGAAGAGGTGAGCTCCCCTCCGCCCCCCCAGCGATCCCGCCGCGGGGGCCACTCCTCCAGGGAGCGGGGCTCCTCCCCAGGGGGCTCCTCACAGCCCAAACAGCTCGAGTTCCCACTGAGGATGCTGGTGCCCACGCAGTTTGTTGGTGCGATCATAGGAAAGGAGGGCTTGACCATAAAGAACCTTACTAAGCAAACCCAGTCCAA GGTTGACATCCATCGGAAGGAGAACGCCGGCGCTGCCGAGAAGCCCATCACCATCCACGCCACGCCAGAGGGGTGCTCGGAAGCGTGCCGCATGATCCTGGACATCATGCAGAAGGAGGCTGATGAAACGAAATC AGCAGAAGAGATTCCCTTGAAAATCCTGGCACACAACAGCCTGGTGGGGAGGTTGATTGGCAAGGAGGGCCGCAACCTCAAGAAGATTGAGCAGGACACGGGCACCAAGATCACCATCTCCCC CTTGCAGGACCTGACCATCTACAACCCCGAGCGCACCATCACGGTGAAGGGCAGCACGGAGGCCTGCTCCAAAGCCGAGGTGGAGATCATGAAGAAGCTGCGCGAGGCCTACGAGAGCGACGTGGTGGCTGTCAAC CAACAGGCCAACCTGATCCCAGGGCTGAACCTCAGTGCTTTGGGCATCTTCTCCACAGGGCTGTCCATGCTGCCCTCCACccccggggcccggggggctgcagctgccaccccCTACCACCCCTTTGCA cagcagagcgGGCGGAGGAGGACG GGCTCCTCGGCCTATCTGTCCAGTCTGTACGGAGCCCCCCCAGCTGGAGCCTTCCCCCATCAGCATCCT GTGCCGGAGCAGGAGGTTGTGAACTTGTTCATCCCAACACAGGCCGTGGGGGCCATCATTGGGAAGAAGGGGCAGCACATCAAGCAGCTGGCACGGTTTGCTGGCGCCTCCATCAAG ATTGCCCCAGCAGAAGGTCCAGATGCCAGCGAGCGCATGGTGATCATCACGGGGCCACCTGAGGCTCAGTTCAAG GCCCAGGGGCGAATATTTGGGAAGCTGAAGGAGGAGAATTTCTTTAACCCGAAAGAAGAAGTGAAGCTCGAAGCACACATCAAGGTGCCTTCCTTCGCCGCCGGCCGCGTCATTGGCAAAGGTGGCAAGACG GTGAATGAACTGCAGAACTTAACGAGCGCAGAAGTCATTGTGCCGCGAGACCAAACCCCGGACGAGAACGAGGAGGTCGTCGTCAAAATCATTGGGCATTTCTTTGCCAGTCAG ACTGCCCAGCGCAAGATCAGGGAAATCGTGCAGCAGgtgaagcagcaggagcacaaacacGCTCAGGGAGCCGTGGCCTCGCAGCACAGCAAGTGA
- the IGF2BP2 gene encoding insulin-like growth factor 2 mRNA-binding protein 2 isoform X2 produces MRRRRMNQLYIGNLSPAATAQDLRQLFGERQLPLPGQVLLKSGYAFVDYPDQNWAIRAIETLSGKVELHGKVMEVDYSVPKKLRSRKIQIRNIPPHLQWEVLDGLLAQYGTVENVEQVNTDTETAVVNVTYATKEEAKVAIEKLSDQQLENCSFKISYIPDEEVSSPPPPQRSRRGGHSSRERGSSPGGSSQPKQLEFPLRMLVPTQFVGAIIGKEGLTIKNLTKQTQSKVDIHRKENAGAAEKPITIHATPEGCSEACRMILDIMQKEADETKSAEEIPLKILAHNSLVGRLIGKEGRNLKKIEQDTGTKITISPLQDLTIYNPERTITVKGSTEACSKAEVEIMKKLREAYESDVVAVNQQANLIPGLNLSALGIFSTGLSMLPSTPGARGAAAATPYHPFAQSGRRRTGSSAYLSSLYGAPPAGAFPHQHPVPEQEVVNLFIPTQAVGAIIGKKGQHIKQLARFAGASIKIAPAEGPDASERMVIITGPPEAQFKAQGRIFGKLKEENFFNPKEEVKLEAHIKVPSFAAGRVIGKGGKTVNELQNLTSAEVIVPRDQTPDENEEVVVKIIGHFFASQTAQRKIREIVQQVKQQEHKHAQGAVASQHSK; encoded by the exons ATGAGGCGCCGGAGGATGAACCAGCTGTACATCGGCAACCTCAgccccgccgccaccgcccAGGACCTCCGGCAGCTCTTCGGGGAGcggcagctgcccctgcccggccAGGTCCTCCTCAAGTCCGGCTACGCCTTCGTGGACTACCCGGACCAAAACTGGGCCATCAGGGCCATCGAGACCCTCTCGG GGAAAGTGGAGCTGCACGGCAAAGTGATGGAAGTGGATTATTCCGTGCCCAAAAAGCTCAG gagcaggaagaTCCAGATCCGAAACATCCCTCCCCACCTACAGTGGGAG gtgctggaTGGCCTCTTAGCTCAGTATGGCACAGTGGAGAATGTAGAGCAAG tgaacacagacacagaaactgCCGTTGTCAACGTGACCTACGCCACCAAGGAGGAGGCCAAAGT AGCAATAGAGAAGCTGAGCGACCAGCAGTTAGAGAACTGTTCCTTCAAGATTTCCTACATCCCGGATGAAGAGGTGAGCTCCCCTCCGCCCCCCCAGCGATCCCGCCGCGGGGGCCACTCCTCCAGGGAGCGGGGCTCCTCCCCAGGGGGCTCCTCACAGCCCAAACAGCTCGAGTTCCCACTGAGGATGCTGGTGCCCACGCAGTTTGTTGGTGCGATCATAGGAAAGGAGGGCTTGACCATAAAGAACCTTACTAAGCAAACCCAGTCCAA GGTTGACATCCATCGGAAGGAGAACGCCGGCGCTGCCGAGAAGCCCATCACCATCCACGCCACGCCAGAGGGGTGCTCGGAAGCGTGCCGCATGATCCTGGACATCATGCAGAAGGAGGCTGATGAAACGAAATC AGCAGAAGAGATTCCCTTGAAAATCCTGGCACACAACAGCCTGGTGGGGAGGTTGATTGGCAAGGAGGGCCGCAACCTCAAGAAGATTGAGCAGGACACGGGCACCAAGATCACCATCTCCCC CTTGCAGGACCTGACCATCTACAACCCCGAGCGCACCATCACGGTGAAGGGCAGCACGGAGGCCTGCTCCAAAGCCGAGGTGGAGATCATGAAGAAGCTGCGCGAGGCCTACGAGAGCGACGTGGTGGCTGTCAAC CAACAGGCCAACCTGATCCCAGGGCTGAACCTCAGTGCTTTGGGCATCTTCTCCACAGGGCTGTCCATGCTGCCCTCCACccccggggcccggggggctgcagctgccaccccCTACCACCCCTTTGCA cagagcgGGCGGAGGAGGACG GGCTCCTCGGCCTATCTGTCCAGTCTGTACGGAGCCCCCCCAGCTGGAGCCTTCCCCCATCAGCATCCT GTGCCGGAGCAGGAGGTTGTGAACTTGTTCATCCCAACACAGGCCGTGGGGGCCATCATTGGGAAGAAGGGGCAGCACATCAAGCAGCTGGCACGGTTTGCTGGCGCCTCCATCAAG ATTGCCCCAGCAGAAGGTCCAGATGCCAGCGAGCGCATGGTGATCATCACGGGGCCACCTGAGGCTCAGTTCAAG GCCCAGGGGCGAATATTTGGGAAGCTGAAGGAGGAGAATTTCTTTAACCCGAAAGAAGAAGTGAAGCTCGAAGCACACATCAAGGTGCCTTCCTTCGCCGCCGGCCGCGTCATTGGCAAAGGTGGCAAGACG GTGAATGAACTGCAGAACTTAACGAGCGCAGAAGTCATTGTGCCGCGAGACCAAACCCCGGACGAGAACGAGGAGGTCGTCGTCAAAATCATTGGGCATTTCTTTGCCAGTCAG ACTGCCCAGCGCAAGATCAGGGAAATCGTGCAGCAGgtgaagcagcaggagcacaaacacGCTCAGGGAGCCGTGGCCTCGCAGCACAGCAAGTGA